Genomic segment of Iocasia fonsfrigidae:
ATATTTAAGTGATTCAGCGGCTTTGTTTTATCGGCTTTTTTCTGAGAAAAGTAAGATTATGAAAGTTTCAAGTTTGCTAACTATAGTAGATTTACCTGAAGATATCAGAAATAGGTTCCTGAATAAAAAGGGGGATTCATTTCTGACCAGTGTTTATGCAAAGGGGAACCTCTGGGATAATATCCAAAAACCCTATGGCAAAAATTTTATTTATATGTTAAGAGATAAGGTTCCCCAGATAACAGGCTCACCAATATTTTTACGCATTCTATATGACACATTATATAGTGAGGTGCCTGAAGCCTTGTTATTAGTAGGTATTACAGTTTTAATACTTTTATTATTCCATTTTAAATCTATTAAATTGGCTTTGATTACTATTTTACCACTCATAGTAGCTATGATAGTAACAGTTGGTGCAGTACATTTATTAAAAACTGAACTGGATATCTTCAGTGTACTGGCTTTTCCTCTTATTATAGGGATAGGTATTGATTATGGCGTACACTTTGTTCACCATCTGAAAATCAGGGGAGAGGGCTTAGAGGAATCCTTCAGTAGTGTTGGTCGAGCAGTATTTTTGACTACAATAACAACCATGGCTTCATTCGGAACACTAATGATTGCTAAATATAGGGGAATTTTCCGAATGGGCGTAACTATGTTTATAGGAGTAGCTTTATGTTTTATCTTTGTTATTCTATTGATACCTATCTTTACTGAAAACAAACAGGAAAATAGGGAAGAAAAAAACAAATTTTAACTAGGAGGTAATTGAAATGAAATTAAATTTAAGAGTATTTAGTCTGATACTGATATTAGTTTTTGCTATGGGAGCAATGGCTACGGCTGCAGATATTAGCGGTAATGAAATAATGAAAAAAGCAGATGAGAATATGAATTATGGTAGTTACAAGGGGAAAGGTAAAATGATAATTCATACAACTAGTGGTGATGAAAGGGTTTTAAAGATGGAGATGTGGGGCCAGGGAACTGAAGAATCAATTATGAAATACTATGAACCTCAACGAGTAAATGGTGTTACATTTCTTTTCCTTCATAAAAATATTTGGTCATATTTCCCCAGAACCGGTCGGGTACGCCATTTAGGAGAACATGTGAAGAATCAGAAGATGATGGGTAGTTCATTTAGCTATGATGATTTTAATGGTAAAATCTTTGATGATTATCAGTCAAAATTAATCAAAGAAGAGGAATTTAACAATGAAAAATGTTATTTTGTAAAAGGTGTGGCTAAAAACGCTCAGGCAGCTTATGATAGTTTTGAAGCCTGGGTTGCAGAAGATGGATTTAGACCACTAAAGGTTAATTATTTTAAGGATAACCAGCAGGTAAAGGTAATGAACACTGAAAGTTTTCAGAGAATTAATGGTGAATTACGTCCCAGAAAAATTGTAATGAAAGACTTAGAGGATAATAATACGACTAGCTTTGAATATTTAGAGATGAAGACCGGAATTAAATTCAGACCTGATTTCTTTAATGAAAGAAACCTGAAAAGAATATCCCAGAGTTAAGGAGGCCATAATTAGGATGAGAAATAGAGTAATAGTAGTATTATTAATAATACTACTCTTTATCTCACTACAAATTAGGGCAGCTGATTTTTCTTATAAAGCTATGTTTGAATCTTATCTGGAAGACTACCGGGAAGATGGGGAAGAGTATTTTACTTCATTGAATGAGTTTAATCTAAAAATTGATACAGGAACTTTTAATTATACGTTGCATCTTGATGGTAGTGTACTGTTTAATGACAAGGGGTTTAAGGATTTAAATGAGCTTTCAATAAAGTGTAAATCAAAATTAAATAAATTATTCCTGAATTGCTGGTTTACAGAGGGGCAGCTTAAATTTGGTAAACAGCGAATAGCCTGGGGTTCTGGTTATTTCTTTAATCCTACAGACTTGATTAATCCCCTAAAAGAAGATGATAAAGGGGAGATAAATCCCCGTGATGCTACTGAAGGGGTATATGGCAGATATTATATAGGGGCTGCTACCCTGGAAGCTGTAGTGATAACTGATTTTCAACCCCTGGGACCGGATACAGATAAAGAAGCTGCTAATCTTGCACAACAATACAATCCGTTATTAACAGGGGAAGTAGATTTACCAGAAAACTTTTCTGAGGAAAGGGAACTTGCTGTAAGGTATTCAACACTAATTAATATGTTTGACTTTTCCCTGTTATATTATCAGGGTAGGGAAGATTATCCAGTAGTAGAGCTTAACCCAGCATCAGCTAAACTTTTACTTAAACATCCCCGAAAAGATGTCATAGGAATTAATTTATCAGGTACAGTCGGTGATATTGCTGTCTGGAGTGAAGCCAGCTATTCCAATCCTGAAATAGGGGACAATTACTTACAGTCAATTATCGGGATGGATTATACTTTTGAAAATGGGATACATCTACTGGGAGAATATTACTACGATAATAGTTTTTCTAATTTTGTTTCTGACCAGGAAGTTGATATAAAAGATTTTATTTGTCTTGAGGCTGATTATAATTTGACTGATTTAATAAAAATAGAAGCTGATTATTTAACTCCTATTAATTCAGATTATTATCAGATATATGGAAAACTAACTTATCCTATCCGACAAAATCTTGAACTAGAGACTGGCTTTAATAAAAGTGGCAATAAAGAGGGAACAATTTTTGAAAATAATAGTTTTTTCTCTATAAAAGATAAAATATACTTTAAAATAAAATATTATTTTTAATTCTTCATGGATTTTAAAGAAAAGGCTTTTGAGGGGACAAAAGGAAACCTTTCTGTGTCGTTTTATCATTATAATTACTGTCAGAAGCTAGTGAGGAGAAACCAATATATAAGATTTTAAAAAATATTGGAGTTACTCAAAAGGAAATTAAAGCTTTACTTTTCAAGCAAACATTGTTTATATTTTATGCCATTGATAGTAGGTATTACCCACAGCCTGGTAGCAGTAACTATTTTAGAGAAGTTATTAAGTACAAATTTAACAATACCAATCTCTATAACTATTATAATCCATACCTAATCTATATGGTCTATTATATATTAACAGTAAATTCTTATAACCAGATATTAAGTGAATAGTAAAGAATCAACAAAGTTATTTTTAACTAATATTCAGTTATAAATTAACAAATTTTTACTGATAAATATTGACATATTATTCTATGTAGTCTATAATAAAAATTAGCAAATTTAAATAAGGAGAATTAGTAGATGAAAATAGTTGTTTCTTAACTAGAAGCTAATTTAATAAATTTGGAATTTTGTAGCCAAGGGGTTAGTATGTCCTTTTTGTTCTTATTCCTATTTTTTGTTAAGAGCAATTGTTTTATATCAATATATAATAATTTCGGAAAAACAATAACTATATTTTATAGTATGTATTTGATATTATTATATTATCTATTCTGGTTTAGATTCAAAGACCTGTAAGGGAACAGTATGTTCTTTTACAGATCTTTTTTTATGGAGGAAAGGGAATTAAATTTATTTTAGAGAGATTTTTATAGCAATTAAAAAATGGAGGTTATTACTATATGGAATATAAGCTGTATGTTGATTATAAAAATATTGAGTGGTTGAGAAATAGTTTTTTTGATTTTTCACAGGGGGTTTTTGGTATCTCCTTTAAAGAATGGTATGAATATGGTTTCTGGAATGACAAATATATTTGCTATTCGTTAGTTGATAACAGAAAGATGATTTCAAATATTTCTATATCAAAAATAAAAGTTTTTATAGATGGTAGTTTAAAAAATGCAATTCAATTAGCTACTGTAGGTACTTTAAAAGATTATAGAGGAAAAGGGCTTTCCAGATGCTTGATGGAAAGAGTACTAGCTGAATATGAAGATAGATGTGACTTGTTCTTTCTCTCGGCAAATAATTCGGTAATAGATTTTTACCCTAAATTCGGTTTCCGCCGTATAATAGAATGCAAATATACAGCTAGGAAACCAGTTATTCGGAATAAAGGTACTGCCAGAAAAATGAACTTAAAAGACAAAGACGATCTGACTATAATTCTGAACAGATCTCAGGGGAATATCCCATTAAGTAATATTTTTGAAATATCAGATTATACCCATATCTTGATGTGGTATTTAGTGAATTTTTACAAGGAATGCATATGGTATATTGAAGACAAAGGGATTGTTGTTATATGTAAAGTACTAGACCGGACCTTACATGTCTTTGATATATTAAGTAAAGATAATTTTCAATTTCTTGATATTCTTGTTTATCTGACTACAGAAGAATTTGAACTGATCAGGTTTCATTTTACACCTGATAAGATGGGAATAGAGGTTAATAGTGAGCCTATTATGGATGATGACCCTTTCTTTGTACAGGGTAGTTTTAGCCTGAAGGGAAAAGAGTTTAAGGTTCCTCAATTGGCACAGACATAAATTGGAATGGGGAAAAAGGTGAGATGTAATCGTAGCTGTACTCTTATTCTATTTTTGCAAAAAATATCAAGTTTTATGAGAGGTTATCTGATATACTGTTCTTTGCTTTCAACCTGGTTTAGGCTGGTATATGCTGCAATTTTTGGGGATTTATTAGTTAATCTTCTTGAAGTTTCACATATCTTAAGTAATCCTGTATATTTAAAAGCCTTTGGAGCAGAGCAACTTAATGCCCAGGTGATATTACTACTTAATACATTTAACAATGGATGGGATGTAAGTTTTCTAATCTTTGGTCTACATTTATTTGTCCTCGCTTAGTTGGTATTCTGGTAATAATTTTATCTACAGGATATTTAGTAGATTCCACTGGGAAAATTATTTGTTCTAATTATAATCTGTCAGTTGCTATGTATACTTTTGCTATCCGGATGACCGGTAATATTCATGATGCTGAAGATATTACACAGGAAATATTAATAAAAATAATTACCAGACTGGCTACATTTAAAGGAGAGAGCAGTTTTCGTACCTGGTTGTACCGTATTGTCTCAAATTATGTTTTAAATATGAAGAGAAAGAAACAGGAATACCTTTTTCCATCATTTGAGGAACATAGAAAGTTACTGTTACATTCTCCTGACATGGAAGTAAATGATTTTTATGGTAGTGATATAGAGCAGAAGGTATTGATTAGAGAAACATAGATCCGCTGTCTCATGGGGATGATTCTTTGCCTTGACAGAAAACAGCGGCTAGCTTTTATTTTAGGGTCTATTTTTTCTACAAATTCAAAAATTGCTGGAGAAATAATAGGAATTAGTCCGGTATATTATCGAAAGTTATTATCAAGAGCCAGGAGCCAATTGAAGTCTTATTTAGATGGGAGGTGCAGCTTATTAAATAAAAATGGCAGTTGTAAATGTGTTCATAAGACTAATGCTGCTATCAAAGCTGGATATATCAATCCAGACAACTTACAATTTGAAGCAGGATATGTAAAGAAAGTAAAGGATTTTGTAAAACAGTATTCCCGTGAGGCTGAAGAGACATTAACTATACGTTTTGAGCAATTATTTAAAGAACAACCATTCTGGGAATCCCCAGACTATAAAAAATTTCTAAATCAAAAGATTAAAACAATGGAAATGGCCTGGAGAAATTTAAATAAATAATTAAAGAAATCTAGTTATAAAACAATACTTTTTTTAGAAAAACAGATGGTTAATATGGAAACTGCTTACTGGCAGGGGGTTTACCAGTAGAAATCTCTAAAAGATCTTGACAAATATAAGTCATCATTTCTGCTTTATCTTATGAACAAACGGGCTGTAAATGGCCCGGTTTCATAAATTGCATAACATTAGAAATATTTTACTATGAATAAAGGGAGGATAAAGAAAAGCATGGACACTATTTTTACTTATTTCCTGTATATTCTAACAGCTATTTTATTAATCATATCATATAGAAAAGATAAAATAAAAACTAAACTGGCCTTAAAAAGGGCAAGGAAAATTTTTTTATCTGTTCTCCCACAACTCCTCTCCATCCTTTTTCTTGTTAGTTTTTTACTTGCAGTCTTTGACTCAGAAACTATACAAAGTATTATTGGTGTAGAATCAGGTTTTAAAGGTATGATTCTTTCTTCAGTATTTGGAGCTATTGCTTTAATTCCAGTTTTAGTTGCTTTTCCTGTTGCTTCAGAATTAGTGAAGAATGGTGCAGGATTAATGCAAATAGCAGTTTTCATTTCTACACTTACCACGGTCGGCTTTGTGACAATACCTCTGGAAATTAAATTCTTAGGAAAAAAAGTTACCTTGTTGCGGAACTCTTTATTTTTTCTGTTTGCTTTTTTCGTAGCTTTTATCATTGGAGTGGTATTATCATGAACAAAATAATTAAAAAATATGTTTTTTTTCTTATTGTTGTAGCAATTAATCTGTTGACAATGTTTTTCTATCCACAGGTAGAAAAGGATACCCTGATTTTTACAGGTGAAAATTTCATCAACTTTTTGTTTATGCTGACACCTATTTTCATTTGTATTGGACTGTTAGATGTATGGGTAGATAGAGAGACTATGATAAAAATTATGGGAGAGAAGTCAGGCCTTCCAGGTATTTTTGTAGCTTTCCTTTTAGGAGTGGCTACGGCAGTTCCTCTATATGCCTTATTTCCAGTCGCAGGAATGATGTTGAAGAAAGGTAGTAAGATAACAAATGTCCTTATATTTATCTGTTCCTGTGCCAGTATCAGAATACCATTATTGCTTTTTGAAGTTTCCTCTATGGGATGGAAATTTACTATAATAAGGTTTATCGTAAATATATTTGTGGTCATGATCATTGCTTTTATAATCGAAAAAGTATTAACAGAAAAAAACAAAAAGTCAATTTATGATAAAGCTAAAAATATGTAATAATTACTTATGTATTAAAAATTTTCCTAAGTATATAAGAAAGTTTAAAGAGATTAACCCATTTTAGAATATAAATATATACTAAAATGGGATTATTTTGAGTTACTAGAATTTATTATTTTAATTATATTGTATAAATCTTTTTTATTAATATGACAGTTTTCAAGTAAAGAATTTGTAAATTCCATAGGGTTAGCTGATGAATAAAAATCTTTGTTTTTTTCTATTTCTTTTAATATTTTTTTATATAACTTTAAATCATCGACTTCTAGAAGATCCTCATAATTTTTTATATTGTCTTTCATTAATATTACTCCTTTTTGTGTTTTACAATACCAAAAATAGATATACCAGGTTTAATTTCAATTAATTCATATTCCTGGGCATTTATCCAGACATGACCTTTTTCATCCATATCAACTTCAAGTTCAGGTGCACCTTCTATTTTGAAATTTTCTAATCTATATGGGTCGATAAATATAAATACTGAATTGATCTGGTAGGCTGATATATCATTAACGTCTGTTAAATTGGCCTGGTTTGAAGCATTAATTAGAAATTTAGCAGAAGTATTTTCGATTGTATTACTATTTGACTTTTCCTTAACCATGTAAATCACCCTTTTTATATAAATATTTAATAAACAAAAATAATTTAAAAAATTTAAAAATATATTATCCTTTAGTTATTTTTTTGTCAGTATATATATAGATATTATCGTCATTAATATTATTAACACCATTTATTTCTATTTCGCCTTCCTTATTCAAAAAGATGGAGATTAAAATTTCATCTAATGAAGGAGGCTCAACAGATGAATCTGATTGATTAAGAAAACCTAACCCTAAAATAGTACCAAGGTTGTATTGGCATAAAATGGTTTTATTGGCATTGCATAAGTTGCCCTGGTTGGAAAAATTAAGGGCTAGGTATTTTTTTTTATTCATAGTAAATCACTCCATGTAATTATTAATAATTTTCTTTAATTTTTCTTCTTTTTGTTCTTTAGTTAAATTACTGTTGTGACCTATACTATAAAGTTGTTTCATTAAATCAAATGGGTTTATATTACGAACATTGTTATTAATGGTTATCTTATAATCACCGGCCTTAACTATACTTTTGGGACTCCCTTTTTTTTTGTCTGAACTATTAAGACTATGGGTTCTAACCCTACCATCATTAAGCTGATTTTGATTCACAATACTATCCCCCTATCCTCTAAAACTTGACTATCGTTTGTTCTTTTTTGTTTTGGTCAGCTATATCTTTTGCTATTTTACGCTCTCCAGGTTTAGAATCTTTTTGTAATTCTAGTAATCTCCTGGTATCTTCCCCCATATTAATATCACTATCTTTTTCCACAGAAATACTAAAATTTCTATATTTAGGGTCATTATCATCATATTCTTGGGCATCAATAAATACTCTTCCCTCCCTGGTAATTCTGATAGAAGAAGGAACATCATTATCTGCCTTTTTATTTAAGATCATAATCCAGTTTTTATTTAACATTTTTTATTCCTCCAATCTTTTTTAGTTATTAGAAACATTAATTTTAACTGTTGAAAAAGACTGAGTTATTACCGAATAAGCAGAGATAGTCATGTTAGATTGTTGATTATAGTTAATTTGATCTACTATATCTGATTGCATGAAAAGATCACTTGTATCTGTTTGTTTCTTTTGAATACTATTTTGCTCATCGGTGATACTATTCTTTTTTTCGGTCACATTATAACTATTATTTTGATCTGACATAAAAAAACCTCCTGTTAAAACATATTTATAGTATAGTTTGTAAATAAGTTAGGAGCCCCTTATGTTAAATAAGAGGCCCAAATTATTTATTAGTGACAGTGATCTAATAATTCATCATTATCCTGATTGGTAGAGAATCCAAACAAGGCTTCAAGTTCAATGAAGAATTGTACAGCAAAGGCTACCAATATTTGTTGTGCACTTTTATTTACAGCTTTTTGATTGATAACACTGGCTATAAATACATCACTCATTATTTTCTTACCTCCTTTTTAAAAAGTCATGGATTTGGTCTAGATAAAATCATCAAATAGAGAACATAATATTGCTAGTTTCTTTTCTCTGCATTCTTCCTGATTAGCAGAAGACAGACATTCAATTGCATCAGAAGGTTTAATTATTTTGGGATTAATTCCTGATTCAATACCATGACCTTCTACATCGATATTCAAAGGGTCTGCCATATCTATTCCTAACATATCATCCTTATTTGAATTTAACTTAATACCATCCTTTTCAAGTTTGATTTTCAAGGTTACTACTCCTTTCCATTATATTAATAGAATAATAGTTTTAAATTGATTAACTAACAAACTAACTTATCATTATCCTGATTAGTGGCAAATCCAAATAGGGCTTCAAGTTCAATAAAGAATTGTATAGCAAAGGCTACCAGTATTTGTTGTGCACTTTTATTTACAGCCTTTTGATTAATGACACTGGCTACAAATACATCACCACATTTTCCAGTGATTTTACCGGGTTTTGTCATGTTTTTTCCTCCTATACTTAATTTTGCTATTATATTATGAAAGATCAATTAAATGTGTGATAATCTACTTTGATTTACATAATAAAAGTGTTAAAATAATTATAAAGATTAATATTTAAGGGGGTATTACATAATGCTTGCCTATATAGTGGAGGTTTATGTTAAAAAAGAACATATTGAAGGCTTTAAAAAAGCAACAATTGAAAATCATTACAATACTGTTAAAGAAATAGGTAATTATCGTTTTGATGTTCTACAGAGCAAAAAAGACCTGGGGCATTTTACTTTATATGAGGTTTATGAATCAGAAGATGCTGTTTCTGCTCATAAAGAGACTCCACATTATTTAAAATGGCGGGAGACTGTTGCTGAGTGGATGGTAGCACCGCGTAAGGGAATCAAATATGATGTAATAACACCTAAGGATGCAGGCCAATGATAAATTCATTTAACTTTGCAGGGGTACCAACCATTAAGTTTGGAGCTGGTAATTTTAAAAAACTGGCTGACTTAGTATTGAATTATGGAGACTGTGTCTTGTTGCTTACTGGTGGCGAATCATTAAAAAAATCCGGTAGATTAGCGGCTTTAATGGATATGCTGGTAGAGAAATCTATTAATCCTTTTGTTGAAAGTGTAAAAGGGGAACCATCACCTGGCTTGGTTGACGAAATTGTTGGTAAATATCGGAACAAATCTATAAATTCAGTAGCAGCTATTGGAGGGGGAAGTGTTCTTGATACAGGTAAAGCGGTCTCAGCCCTCTTGACTAAAGGAGATTCGGTAATGAATTATCTGGAGGGGGTAGGGGTAGGGAAGGTCCATGATGGAGAAAAAATACCTTTTATAGCTGTACCGACAACCTCTGGTACTGGGAGTGAAGCCACCAAAAACGCAGTTTTAAGTAGGGTAGGAGATAATGGTTTCAAAAAATCTCTGCGCCATGATAACTTTATTCCTGATATAGCATTACTTGATCCAGAATTAACCCTTAACTGTCCGGCTGATATAACGGCCGCCAGTGGTCTGGATGCCTTAACACAGCTTTTAGGGGCTTATACCTCTATTGAGGCTTCTCCCTTAACAGATTCACTTACATATCAAGGGATAAAATATGCTGTCGAAGCAATAATACCTGTCAGTACGTCCCAGCCGGAAAACCTGGAGCTAAGAACAAAAATGGCTTATGCCTCACTTATTTCTGGTATTGCACTGGCTAATGCAGGCCTGGGGATTGTTCATGGACTGGCTTCTCCTATTGGTGGTTTTTTTGATATACCCCATGGTGTTGTCTGCGGAACACTCCTGGCTGAAGCAACAGCATTAAATATTAGTTTACTACAAGAGAAAGGTGGTAGTGAAGCAGATAAATATTTGCAAAAATATGCCCGGGTAGGGGTGTTATTTAGTAATTGTGAAAATGAGTTATCCCTTTTAATTAATAGAGATAAGTACTGTGAAATTCTGGTTAATAAACTCAGGGACTGGATAGATAAACTGGCTATCCCTCGTCTGAGTGAATATGGAATTAGTGAAAACGATTTAGAGCGGATTATAGAAAAGGCCGGGATAAAGAATAACCCTGTAAAATTAAGTAAAAAACAGATAAGGAATTTGCTTAAAAAAAGGCTTTAAAATAAAACATACCTCCATATCTATCTTAATAAAAATATTATAGGCTGATAATAATATAGATAGATATGGGGGTAACAAAATGAAGAAGATTGTATTTTTAATGCTTATTTTCTTCATCATAGTAAATGTTTTTCTATTAAACTATATTGTTAAAGCAGAATTCTTAAGTGACAGGATAATTCAGAGAATGGGAATACATGGTGATAACCATATTGAAGCCTTCAAAAGGATTGATAAGATTAACTCTGACTTATTAAAGGGCTTTTATAAACTAAGAAATTATCAACCTGCCTGGTGTAAGGAAACGAGAATATATCAAATTACTTATGATCTGCTTACAATTATTAAAAATTCTTATCAAAATGGTTTAAATCCAGATGATTATGCCTATACCTACCTTTATTATTTAATTAAAGGCCTTGAAGCTGATATAAATAATGATAAAGTGGAGCTGGATAGATTGCTTAAGCTCGAACTACTACTAACTGAAATATATTTTAAATTCAGTAATGACCTCTTATATGGTGTTAGTAAACATAAGGGATATGATCTGGGGTATCAAGAAATAGACCTCCCTGTTTTACTAAATAATGCGCTTGAAACAGATAATCTAAGGGAAACAATCAAAAATCTTGATCCAATACAACCGCTTTATACCAGAATGCAGCTTGCTTTAAAGCGCTTATTAAAGATATTTAATGATGGTGGCTGGCCGCTTATTAGTGACAAAATTGAGTTAAAAAAAGGTGTTTGTCATCAGGCAGTTCTCGACTTAAGAGAAAGGCTGTTGTTATCGGGTGATCTTAAACCTGAGAACAATCATGCAGGGTTATTATTTGATGACAAATTAGCAGAAGCAGTTGCTTTATTTCAGTTAAGACATGGTTTGCCTGCAAGCGAAATCCTGGATCAAAAAACCCTGACTGCTTTAAATACAAGTGTTGAAGAGAGAATCAGGCAGTTAAAAATAAATATGGACCGTTTAAGATGGCTTCCCCAAAAGAGGGAAGATATATATATAGTAATTAATATCCCTGATTTTAAATTAGAGGTTATGAAAGACTATTCCAGTATATTTGAATCAAGAGTAATTGTTGGGGATAAAAATAATCAAAGCCCACTTTTTAGGGATGAAATAGAATATATAGTAATAAATCCATACTGGAAAATAACTGATAATATCGCTAAATACGAAATATTACCAAAATTAAAGAATGATCCTGCTTATTTAGATAGGAATAAAATAAAAATTTTAGAAAGCTGGCATAATGATAGTAAAATAGTCTTACCAGAGAGTATAGAATGGCACAACATTTCCCCTGAAAAGTTTACTTATAAATTACGTCAGGAGCCTGGAATATTCAATTCCCTGGGACAGATTAAATTCATTTTTCCAAATAGTTATCAGGTTTATCTGCATGATACACCATATAAGTATTTATTTAATTATCATGACAGGGCCAAAAGCCATGGCTGTATCCGGGTAGAAAAACCATTTTCTTTAGCATCCTGTTTACTGGGCAAGGACTGGAATGAGGAAGAAGTAGCTGAAATTATCAGACTCAATAAAAGAAAGGTTATTAATCTCAAAAAGAAAATCCCGATATATTTAGTATATTTAACATCATGGGTTGATGAAAATGGTATAATACAACACCGTGATGATATTTATAATCTAGACCAAGAATTATATGAAAAACTTAAAATATGATTCAAACACAAAAAGGTTATATTGAGCAAATAGCAAATTTTTTGTAAGGAATCTTGGCACGTAGGAATTCAAAATAAGGTCGAAGCACAGGACGTGGTGAGCTAATCCTGGGTCAGGATGTCCCATGGATTAGGAAACCTTATTTTGAATGGATACGGGCCTTAGATGACTCAAAAAATTTGCCTTGCTGCGAGAGATGACCTTTTTGTGGGCAAACCAAAATATGATAAAATATAATATAATAAGTAGATTGTAGGGATTTAAGTAATGAGATAATTAATTTTAAAGGAGAAGATAAAATGAGTGATGAAATGAAATACTCTAAAGGTGAAGAGATTACTAATGCTATTCTTCATGGGATTGGGCTGGGACTGGCAATTGCTGCTCTTGTTATTTTGATAGTATTTGCTAATCATTACGGCAATACCTGGCATATAATCGGTTTTACAGTTTATGGTAGTACTCTGATTATTTTATACCTGTCATCTACCCTCTATCATAGTTTTCCAGCAGGAAAGTTAAAGAGAATATTCAGGATATTTGACCATTCATCTATATTTTTGCTTATTGCTGGTACATATACTCCTCTGACTCTGATTGCTTTACAGGGAACTCTGGGATGGACTTTTTTTTGTATAGTATGGAGCCTGGCTATCCTGGGAATAATTTTTAAGATATTCTGGATTAATAGGTTTAAATTATTTTCTACTGTTTTATATATATTGATGGGTTGGTTGATTATAATTGCTATTAAACCGTTATTAACGGCTTTAAATAACAAAAGTATTATTTTTTTGATAATTGGTGGAGGATTTTATACAGTTGGAACGATATTTTATTCCTGCCGAAGGATTAAGTATAATCATGCTATCTGGCACCTTTTTGTTCTAGCAGGCAGCATCTGCCATTTCTTTACTATTTTTTATATACTCTAAAATACTAAGCATAATAATCCAGAACTTGACTAAGGTTTATTATTATGTTATTGTATGGTTGAATATTTATCAAAAAATAATTAGCATTTAATCAGGGGGAGATTATAGGTGGCAAGAGTTTATCCATTTAAAGGTTATTGTTATAATGAGGAGAAAGTAGGAGACTTAAATAAGATAGTTACTCAACCCTATGATAAAATAGATCAAAACAAGCAGGATTATTATTATCAAGAGAGTGATTATAATATA
This window contains:
- a CDS encoding L,D-transpeptidase family protein, translated to MKKIVFLMLIFFIIVNVFLLNYIVKAEFLSDRIIQRMGIHGDNHIEAFKRIDKINSDLLKGFYKLRNYQPAWCKETRIYQITYDLLTIIKNSYQNGLNPDDYAYTYLYYLIKGLEADINNDKVELDRLLKLELLLTEIYFKFSNDLLYGVSKHKGYDLGYQEIDLPVLLNNALETDNLRETIKNLDPIQPLYTRMQLALKRLLKIFNDGGWPLISDKIELKKGVCHQAVLDLRERLLLSGDLKPENNHAGLLFDDKLAEAVALFQLRHGLPASEILDQKTLTALNTSVEERIRQLKINMDRLRWLPQKREDIYIVINIPDFKLEVMKDYSSIFESRVIVGDKNNQSPLFRDEIEYIVINPYWKITDNIAKYEILPKLKNDPAYLDRNKIKILESWHNDSKIVLPESIEWHNISPEKFTYKLRQEPGIFNSLGQIKFIFPNSYQVYLHDTPYKYLFNYHDRAKSHGCIRVEKPFSLASCLLGKDWNEEEVAEIIRLNKRKVINLKKKIPIYLVYLTSWVDENGIIQHRDDIYNLDQELYEKLKI
- the trhA gene encoding PAQR family membrane homeostasis protein TrhA, yielding MSDEMKYSKGEEITNAILHGIGLGLAIAALVILIVFANHYGNTWHIIGFTVYGSTLIILYLSSTLYHSFPAGKLKRIFRIFDHSSIFLLIAGTYTPLTLIALQGTLGWTFFCIVWSLAILGIIFKIFWINRFKLFSTVLYILMGWLIIIAIKPLLTALNNKSIIFLIIGGGFYTVGTIFYSCRRIKYNHAIWHLFVLAGSICHFFTIFYIL